One window from the genome of Paramisgurnus dabryanus chromosome 24, PD_genome_1.1, whole genome shotgun sequence encodes:
- the tbxa2r gene encoding thromboxane A2 receptor isoform X2, protein MDSSHSSSNATPLCFSINSPPFEYNHTVASAYFSVVFSGLGLSSNLFALVVLAKTFHHTKSRARSNFLLFLGALVFIDFMGLLVTGSIVVSFHITRFNWRELDPHCHFCNFMGMSMIFYGLCPLLLGATMAIERFIGINRPFARSSSMTKNRACSTVVMVWITAGCISLLPLTGLGSYHLQMPGSWCFLNISSKPLDMTFSLIFSLVGLLSIAVSFLLNTVSVITLLKVCCGQDSQQRRRDYEVEMMVQLILIMVIASICWCPLLIYILRTVVLSEPVQPHSILFFLRMATCNQIFDPWIYILCQESRLRCLLRRPCCRAAGSKFATFFSGFVLRRGTRSWIPGSTSYSDVPY, encoded by the exons ATGGATTCATCGCATTCCTCCAGCAACGCAACCCCTCTGTGCTTCTCCATCAACAGCCCTCCGTTCGAATACAACCACACCGTTGCTTCGGCGTATTTCTCGGTCGTGTTTAGCGGACTGGGTCTCAGCTCCAACCTCTTCGCTTTGGTGGTGCTGGCCAAGACGTTCCATCACACCAAAAGTCGCGCTCGTTCCAACTTCCTGCTCTTCCTCGGCGCCCTGGTGTTCATCGACTTCATGGGACTACTGGTGACGGGCTCCATCGTGGTCTCCTTCCACATCACGCGCTTCAACTGGCGCGAACTGGACCCTCACTGCCACTTCTGCAACTTCATGGGCATGTCAATGATCTTCTACGGCCTATGCCCGTTGCTGCTCGGTGCCACCATGGCCATCGAACGTTTCATAGGCATCAACCGACCGTTCGCTCGTTCCTCGAGCATGACGAAGAACCGAGCGTGCTccacggtggtcatggtttggATTACGGCCGGCTGTATCAGCCTGCTGCCCCTCACCGGGCTAGGAAGCTACCACCTGCAGATGCCCGGCTCCTGGTGTTTCCTCAACATCAGCTCCAAACCTCTGGATATGACCTTCAGCCTGATCTTCTCGCTGGTCGGCTTGTTGTCGATCGCCGTGTCCTTTCTGCTCAACACGGTGAGCGTGATCACTCTTCTGAAGGTGTGCTGTGGACAGGACAGCCAACAGCGGAGACGAGATTATGAAGTGGAGATGATGGTGCAGCTCATCTTGATCATGGTCATCGCCTCCATCTGCTGGTGCCCACTACTG ATTTACATATTGAGGACAGTTGTGTTGTCCGAACCTGTCCAGCCGCATAGCATTCTGTTTTTTCTTCGAATGGCCACCTGCAATCAAATATTTGACCCCTGGATTTACATCTTATGTCAAGAGTCTAGACTGAG GTGTTTATTGCGAAGACCGTGTTGTCGGGCAGCAGGCTCGAAGTTCGCTACCTTCTTCTCTGGCTTCGTTTTGCGACGGGGAACCAGGTCTTGGATCCCTGGGTCTACATCTTATTCCGACGTTCCGTACTGA
- the tbxa2r gene encoding thromboxane A2 receptor isoform X1 produces MDSSHSSSNATPLCFSINSPPFEYNHTVASAYFSVVFSGLGLSSNLFALVVLAKTFHHTKSRARSNFLLFLGALVFIDFMGLLVTGSIVVSFHITRFNWRELDPHCHFCNFMGMSMIFYGLCPLLLGATMAIERFIGINRPFARSSSMTKNRACSTVVMVWITAGCISLLPLTGLGSYHLQMPGSWCFLNISSKPLDMTFSLIFSLVGLLSIAVSFLLNTVSVITLLKVCCGQDSQQRRRDYEVEMMVQLILIMVIASICWCPLLVFIAKTVLSGSRLEVRYLLLWLRFATGNQVLDPWVYILFRRSVLKRIYPRMDWSRGSIISLYPSFSTSIRKLTRGSLGGTLGQLENPDGAKPDDPLSEQNTSVSSESLKN; encoded by the exons ATGGATTCATCGCATTCCTCCAGCAACGCAACCCCTCTGTGCTTCTCCATCAACAGCCCTCCGTTCGAATACAACCACACCGTTGCTTCGGCGTATTTCTCGGTCGTGTTTAGCGGACTGGGTCTCAGCTCCAACCTCTTCGCTTTGGTGGTGCTGGCCAAGACGTTCCATCACACCAAAAGTCGCGCTCGTTCCAACTTCCTGCTCTTCCTCGGCGCCCTGGTGTTCATCGACTTCATGGGACTACTGGTGACGGGCTCCATCGTGGTCTCCTTCCACATCACGCGCTTCAACTGGCGCGAACTGGACCCTCACTGCCACTTCTGCAACTTCATGGGCATGTCAATGATCTTCTACGGCCTATGCCCGTTGCTGCTCGGTGCCACCATGGCCATCGAACGTTTCATAGGCATCAACCGACCGTTCGCTCGTTCCTCGAGCATGACGAAGAACCGAGCGTGCTccacggtggtcatggtttggATTACGGCCGGCTGTATCAGCCTGCTGCCCCTCACCGGGCTAGGAAGCTACCACCTGCAGATGCCCGGCTCCTGGTGTTTCCTCAACATCAGCTCCAAACCTCTGGATATGACCTTCAGCCTGATCTTCTCGCTGGTCGGCTTGTTGTCGATCGCCGTGTCCTTTCTGCTCAACACGGTGAGCGTGATCACTCTTCTGAAGGTGTGCTGTGGACAGGACAGCCAACAGCGGAGACGAGATTATGAAGTGGAGATGATGGTGCAGCTCATCTTGATCATGGTCATCGCCTCCATCTGCTGGTGCCCACTACTG GTGTTTATTGCGAAGACCGTGTTGTCGGGCAGCAGGCTCGAAGTTCGCTACCTTCTTCTCTGGCTTCGTTTTGCGACGGGGAACCAGGTCTTGGATCCCTGGGTCTACATCTTATTCCGACGTTCCGTACTGAAACGTATCTACCCCAGGATGGATTGGTCCCGTGGCTCCATCATCAGCCTGTACCCGTCCTTTTCCACCTCTATTCGCAAGCTCACGCGCGGCTCGCTGGGAGGAACGCTCGGACAATTGGAAAATCCAGACGGGGCCAAACCAGATGATCCTTTGTCAGAACAGAACACGTCGGTCTCCTCCGAATCTCTTAAAAATTAA